A window of Sphingobacterium sp. SRCM116780 contains these coding sequences:
- a CDS encoding plastocyanin/azurin family copper-binding protein, which produces MKKLFVLPVIALAISFASCGGNTTKNEGGSTTEQTTPEAPSETVPGIENVEVSNTVALEASDAMKFDKNLFRVKAGQAVELTLKNAGSMPKESMGHNVVVLKPGTDLATFGGEAAGAKADDYVPKSALSSVVAHTKLLGPGETDKITFTLEKGTYDFICSFPGHYGVMQGKIVAE; this is translated from the coding sequence ATGAAAAAATTATTTGTTTTACCAGTTATTGCATTAGCAATATCTTTCGCTTCTTGCGGAGGCAATACTACAAAAAATGAAGGCGGTTCAACAACTGAACAAACAACTCCAGAGGCTCCTTCGGAAACAGTACCTGGCATTGAAAATGTTGAAGTTTCTAATACAGTAGCTTTGGAAGCTAGTGACGCTATGAAATTTGATAAAAATTTATTCCGTGTTAAAGCTGGACAAGCAGTAGAATTGACATTAAAAAATGCAGGCTCCATGCCAAAAGAATCTATGGGTCATAACGTTGTTGTCCTAAAACCAGGAACTGATTTAGCTACTTTTGGTGGAGAAGCAGCTGGTGCAAAAGCGGATGACTATGTACCTAAATCTGCTCTATCATCTGTTGTGGCGCACACTAAATTATTAGGTCCAGGAGAAACTGATAAAATTACATTTACTTTAGAAAAAGGAACTTACGATTTCATTTGTAGCTTCCCAGGACATTACGGTGTGATGCAAGGAAAAATTGTTGCAGAATAA
- the lpdA gene encoding dihydrolipoyl dehydrogenase → MQYDVIVIGSGPGGYVAAIRCAQLGLKTAVIEKYSTFGGTCLNVGCIPSKALLDSSEHYHNAAHSFEAHGINLSNLKVDMKKMIARKDDVINQNTAGITFLFKKNKIDSFQGIGSFVDKNTIKITKEDGSSEQITGKNVIIATGSKPTYLPFLPVDKKRIITSTEALNLTEVPKHLIVIGGGVIGLELGSVYARLGAKVSVVEFAKSIIGTMDGGLGKELQRVLKKSVGMEFYTGHKVTGATTKGKTVTVTAENPKGEIISLEGDYCIVAVGRTAYTENLGLENIGITVEERGKKITVNDHLETIVPGVYAIGDVVKGAMLAHKAEDEGTYVAESIVGQKPHIDYNLIPGVVYTWPEVASVGKTEEQLKEAGVKYKTGSFSFKASGRAKASMDTDGFVKILADSETDEVIGVHMIGPRAADMIAEAVVAMEYRASAEDIGRICHAHPTYTEAIKEAALAATANRAIHA, encoded by the coding sequence ATGCAATACGACGTAATAGTAATTGGAAGTGGACCAGGCGGATATGTAGCAGCAATCCGTTGTGCACAATTAGGATTAAAAACTGCTGTAATTGAGAAATATAGTACTTTTGGAGGAACCTGTTTAAATGTAGGCTGTATCCCTTCAAAAGCTTTATTAGATTCATCAGAGCATTATCACAATGCTGCACACTCTTTCGAAGCTCATGGTATCAATTTAAGTAATTTAAAAGTTGACATGAAAAAAATGATTGCTCGTAAAGACGATGTAATCAATCAAAATACTGCTGGTATTACTTTTTTATTTAAGAAGAACAAAATTGATAGTTTTCAAGGTATTGGATCATTTGTAGATAAAAATACAATTAAAATCACAAAAGAAGATGGTTCTTCAGAGCAGATTACAGGTAAAAATGTAATTATTGCCACAGGTTCAAAACCTACCTATTTACCTTTCTTACCAGTCGATAAAAAAAGAATTATTACTTCTACAGAAGCCTTAAACTTAACAGAAGTACCTAAACATCTCATTGTAATCGGTGGAGGTGTTATTGGTCTTGAATTGGGTTCTGTATACGCTCGTTTAGGTGCTAAAGTTTCTGTTGTAGAATTTGCAAAGTCAATTATTGGCACGATGGACGGTGGTTTAGGGAAAGAGTTACAACGCGTTTTGAAAAAATCAGTTGGAATGGAATTCTATACTGGGCATAAAGTAACTGGAGCAACGACTAAAGGAAAAACAGTTACTGTAACTGCTGAAAATCCGAAAGGAGAAATCATTTCTTTAGAAGGTGATTATTGTATTGTTGCCGTTGGCCGTACAGCATATACTGAAAATCTAGGTTTAGAAAATATCGGTATCACGGTGGAAGAAAGAGGTAAAAAAATAACAGTAAATGATCATTTGGAAACTATTGTACCCGGAGTTTATGCTATTGGAGATGTTGTCAAAGGTGCAATGCTTGCCCATAAAGCAGAAGACGAAGGTACTTATGTTGCGGAAAGTATTGTAGGTCAAAAACCTCATATTGATTACAACTTAATCCCTGGTGTTGTTTATACTTGGCCAGAAGTTGCCTCTGTTGGTAAAACAGAAGAACAATTGAAAGAAGCTGGTGTAAAATATAAAACAGGTTCATTCTCGTTTAAGGCATCAGGTCGTGCGAAAGCATCTATGGATACAGACGGTTTTGTAAAAATATTGGCTGACTCTGAAACAGATGAGGTTATTGGGGTACACATGATCGGCCCAAGAGCCGCAGACATGATCGCTGAAGCTGTAGTAGCGATGGAATATCGCGCTTCTGCAGAAGACATTGGCCGTATTTGTCATGCTCATCCAACATATACTGAAGCAATAAAAGAAGCTGCATTGGCTGCAACTGCAAATAGAGCCATTCACGCTTAA
- a CDS encoding acyl-CoA thioesterase, translating to MNFYTRKWVKPEDLNPNGSLFGGTLLRWIDEEAVIYAIVQLGNPHVVTKYISEINFVSSAQQGDIIELGIEAINFGTTSITMRCEVRNKITRKTILSIDKLVFVNLNQEGMPTAHGRTEITYAYVGIDKIKKDDV from the coding sequence ATGAATTTCTATACTAGAAAATGGGTAAAACCAGAAGATTTAAATCCCAATGGTTCATTATTTGGAGGTACACTTCTGAGATGGATCGATGAGGAAGCAGTCATATATGCTATTGTTCAACTTGGCAATCCACATGTTGTAACAAAATATATCTCCGAAATTAATTTTGTTAGTTCTGCTCAACAAGGCGATATTATAGAATTAGGTATAGAAGCTATTAACTTTGGGACAACTTCTATTACCATGCGTTGTGAAGTGCGTAACAAAATCACACGAAAAACCATCCTTTCTATTGATAAACTTGTCTTTGTAAATCTCAATCAAGAAGGAATGCCAACAGCACATGGTCGTACAGAAATTACTTACGCCTATGTAGGAATTGATAAAATAAAAAAAGACGATGTGTAA